A part of Ziziphus jujuba cultivar Dongzao chromosome 8, ASM3175591v1 genomic DNA contains:
- the LOC107428668 gene encoding thioredoxin-like protein CITRX, chloroplastic, with protein MARLEAHITSRSIFMANISPIISSMNAQLPYFSFPQSSMKIQKQSSLFSTNPTLKDTNFSLSANPRKLLCKPPRGKYVREDYLVKKLSAQEIQELVKGERNVPLIIDFYATWCGPCILMAQELEMLAVEYESNAMIVKVDTDDEYEFARDMQVRGLPTLFFISPNPNKDAIRTEGLIPIQMMRDIIDNEM; from the exons ATGGCTCGTCTTGAAGCTCATATAACTTCTCGCAGCATTTTCATGGCCAATATCTCCCCTATAATCTCATCAATGAATGCCCAACTGCCATACTTTTCCTTTCCACAATCCTCCATGAAAATCCAGAAGCAAAGCTCACTCTTTTCTACCAACCCCACCTTAAAAGACACAAACTTTTCACTCTCAGCGAACCCAAGAAAGCTGCTTTGCAAACCTCCTCGCGGCAAGTATGTTAGAGAAGACTATCTTGTG AAGAAGCTTTCAGCTCAGGAGATCCAGGAACTGGTAAAGGGAGAGAGAAATGTACCtcttattattgatttttatgcAACATGGTGTGGACCCTGTATTCTGATGGCTCAAGAACTCGAAATG CTTGCTGTGGAGTACGAAAGCAATGCTATGATTGTTAAGGTTGACACAGATGATGAGTATGAGTTTGCACGTGACATGCAG GTACGAGGCTTGCCTACACTTTTTTTTATCAGTCCCAATCCAAATAAAGATGCAATCCGGACTGAGGGGcttattccaattcaaatgatGCGGGACATCATCGATAACGAGATGTAA